CTCCACGCCGCCGGCAACGAGTTCCGCGCGCACGGGATCGAGTCCGATCTGCCCGGAGCAGAAAACGAAATCGCCGCTGCGCACGGCCTGGGAGTATGGACCGATCGCCTGCGGTGCGGCGGCAGTGGCGATCGGCACGGGAGAGGTGTGGGGGGCTGCGGGATGCGTGGGCATAGGAGGCTCCGGGGTATGAGATTGTCGTTTATTGCAGGTCGTTGTGCGCCGCACGTTGCTCGCCGAGCAGTCAGCCGCGGGCGCGGGCCACTTTCATCACCCCGCGCACCTTGCCGATAGCCCGGATCACGCGGTTGAGCTGGTCGACGCTGTTAACGACGACGTCGAAGGTATTGAGGGCCTTTTTCTCGGGTACGCTGCGGATCTGCGCGCCGCTGATGTTAACCCCTGTCGAACTGATCGCCTTGCTGATCGCCGCCAGCAGGCCCGGCTCGTCGATGCATGCCACTTCCAGCGTCACCGGGCGTGGTCCGGAGGCACCGTCGTCCCATACGGCCTCGACGCGCCGCTCGGGGTCGCTCTCCAGCACCCGCGGACAGTCGATGGCATGCACGGTGACACCGCGCCCCCGCGTGACGAAACCGAGAATGCGCTCCCCGGGCAGCGGGGCACAACACTTCCCGAACCGCACGAGCATGTCTTCAACTCCGCTGACGCGCACGCCGGCAGGGCTCTGTCGGGCAATCCGCCGGAACAAGCGGCGCAGCGGGCTTTCGTCGACGGGCCCCTGCTGCAACGCTTCCGCGGGCAGCAGGTGAGCGAGCACCTGGTGTGTCGTCAGCTTCCCGTAGCCGATGCTCGCCAGGACGGTCTCTTCGTCCTTCTGCCCCAGCGCAGCGACGACCTGGGTAAGCCTGCCGTCCTTGCGCAGCCGGCCGAGATCGAGGCTGTGGCGCGCCAGATCGCGCTCGATAATTTCCCGTCCGAGCGCGACGCTGCGCGTCCGCTGCTGGTACTTGATCCAGTTGCGGATCTTCTGCTTGGCGCGGCTGGTCTTGACGAAATTGAGCCAGTCCTTGCTCGGCGTCTGACTCGCCGTCGTGATAATTTCGACCGTATCGCCGCTGTGCAGATGGTAGCGCAGGGGGACGAGCCGGCCGTTGACCCGCGCCCCCGTGCAGTGGTGCCCCACCTCGGAGTGGATGCGGTACGCGAAGTCGATGACCGTCGAACCCTCGGGGAAGTTAAGCAGGTCGCCCTGCGGCGTGAAGACAAACACCTCTTCGCTGAACAGGTCTTCCTTGACCGAACGCAGGAACTCCTGCGGGTCCTGCGTGTTTTGCTGCCACTCGAGGAGCTGGCGCAACCAGGTGAAGCGCTGCGCATCGTCCTCCGCCTGGCGCCGCCCGCCCTTGTATCGCCAGTGTGCGGCGATACCGAACTCGGCAACCCGGTGCATGGCGTGGGTGCGGATCTGCACCTCCATGCGTTCGCCGTACGGACCGATCACCGTGGTGTGCAGCGATTGGTACATATTCTGTTTCGGCAGGGCGATGTAATCCTTGAACCGGCTCGGGATGGGCTTCCAGTGAGCGTGCACGACGCCGAGCGCGCCGTAACAGTCGCGCACGGAGTCGACCAGGACACGGAAGGCGACCAGATCGTAGATCTGGTCGTAGAGGAGGTTCTGCGTCTGCATCTTCTGGTAGATGGAGTAGAAGTGCTTCGGCCGACCCGTCACTTCGGTCTCGATACCGTTATCCGCCAGTCGTTTCGACAGGATACCGATCACCTCGTGGATGTACTTCTCGCGCTCGGCTCGTTTCTTCGCGACGTTGCGCTTGAGCTGGTAGTAGACCTCCGGGTGCAGGTAGCGCAGGGAAGCGTCTTCGAGCTCGCTCTTCATCCAGTAAATGCCCAGCCGGTGCGCCAGCGGCGCGTAAATCTCGAGCGTCTCCTGCGCGATCTCGTGCTGCCGCTCGGGGGACAGGCTCTCCAGCGTGCGCATGTTGTGCGTGCGATCGGCCAGCTTCACCAGAATGACCCGAATGTCGCGCGCCATCGCCACGAGCATCTTGCGGAAGTTCTCCGCCTGTTTCTCCTCGCGGCTGCTAAAATTCATCTGGCTGATCTTGGTTACACCGTCCACCAGAGCAGCCACGTCGCTTCCGAAGTGATCGCGGATCTCGTCAATCGTCGTCAGGGTATCCTCGACGGTGTCGTGGAGGAGACCGGTGACGACGCTGGGCACGTCGAGCTTTAGGTCGGCAATCAGGCCCGCCACCTCGACGGGATGCGTGAAATAGGGTTCGCCGGAAGCGCGGCGCTGCCCCTTGTGCACGCGCACGGAGAAATCGTAGGCCCGGCGCAGAACCTCGATGTCGGCGGCGCTATCGTAGCCGCGGACGCGGTCGATGAGGGCGGGCAGGTTCATGGATCGCAGACCGCGTCTGCCCCGTACCGCTCGCGCACGGCGGCAAGGACATGCTCCGCAAGCTCGTCGGGGGTGGCGCGGTCGGTATCGAGGACGATGTCGTAGATCGAAGTGTCGCCGAGGTCGAAGCCGTAGATATCCCGGTAACGGCCGGCGTCGGACGCCTGGCGCGCTCGATTCTGCTCCAACACGTGCTCCCAGTCGCTACCCTCGCGCTGGCCGACGCGCTGGGCCCGCACGGCGTCACTGGCGGTCAGGAACACCTTGAGCGCATCGACGCCTTCCTGGCGGGCGACGAAAGCGGCCAGCCTGCCTTCGAGTATGGCATTGCCGGCACAGGCATATGCGGCCATGCGCGCGTCCAGATCGCGGTCGATCGAATGGTCCTGCTCCGAAAGGCGGTTGAACTCCGCCAGCGAAATACCGCGCTCGGCGGCTGCCCGGCGGTACAGGTCGCCCGCGTAGATGTGCGGCAGGCCCAGCCGGGCACTCAACAGCTTTGCCACCGTCGTCTTGCCGCTCCCCGGCGTACCCGAGATCGTGATCAGCATCACCTTTCGATAGTAGCCGGATCGACCGGTGGCAACAACGCGGCCCGTCGGCCGGCCAGACGGTCCCGGTGGGAACCGACAAGCGCCTCGGAGATCGAGCGCCCCCGGGCGTCGAGCCCACTGGCCCTGCCTCTACAACCTTGGTATCAACCGGCCGATGCGGCGCATCGAGTCGAAGATCCGCACCTCCGATCCGGAGTTCCAGGCGAACCGCGCCTACCAGGAGGGACTCGCCACCGAATTGCGGTCGCGCCTCGAAACCGCGCAGGCTGGCGGACCCGAAGAGCTGCGCCGCCGCCATAAGGAGCGGGGCAAGCTGCTCGCGCGCGAGCGCATCGACGCCCTGCTCGACCCCGATACTCCTTTTCTCGAAATCGCCCCGCTGGCCGCATGGGGCCTCTACGGCAATGAAGCGCCGGCCGCCGGAATCGTCACCGGCATCGGCGTCATCCACGGCCGCGAGGCCGTTGTCGTCGCCAACGACGCCACCGTCAAAGGCGGCACGTATTATCCCCTCACGGTCAAGAAACATCTGCGGGCTCAGGAGATCGCCTTCGAGAACCGGTTACCCTGCGTCTATCTCGTCGACTCCGGCGGCGCCTTTCTCCCTCTGCAGGCGGAGATCTTCCCCGACCGCGATCACTTCGGACGCATCTTCTACAACCAGGCTCGCCTGTCGGCGGAACGCATCCCACAGATCGCCGTGGTCATGGGCTCGTGTACGGCGGGCGGGGCCTACGTACCGGCGATGTGCGACGAAACCGTCATCGTGCGCGGCACCGGCACGATATTCCTCGGCGGGCCGCCCCTGGTGAAGGCAGCCACCGGCGAAGAGGTCACGGCCGAGGAGCTGGGCGGCGGCGACGTCCACACCCGCATCTCCGGCGTCTCCGACCACCTCGCCGCCAATGACCACCACGCCATCGAGCTGACACGCTCGATCTTCCAAAGCCTCGGCCCGACCACCCGCACCACCCTGGATTGCGAGGCGCCCGAGGACCCGGCTTACGACCCGCACGAGATCTACGGCATCGTCCCGCGCGATGCGCGCAAGCAGTTCGACGTTCGCGAGGTTATCGCCCGACTCGTCGACGGCAGCCGCTTCCACGAATTCAAGGCGCTTTACGGCACGACCCTGGTCACCGGATTCGCCCGCATCCACGGCTACCTCGTCGGCGTCGTCGCCAACAACGGCATCCTGTTTTCCGAATCGTCCCTCAAGGCCGCACACTTCATCGAGCTATGCGGGCAACGGAAGATCCCCCTCGTGTTCCTGCAAAACATCACCGGGTTCATCGTCGGCAAGCAGTACGAGCACGGCGGCATCGCCAAGGACGGCGCCAAGATGGTACACGCGGTCAGCACCGCCGCCGTACCCAGGTACACGGTGATGATCGGCGCCTCGAACGGCGCCGGCAACTATGGCATGTGCGGCCGCGCCTATCAGCCACGCCTGCTGTTCATGTGGCCCAACGGCCGCATCTCGGTAATGGGCGGCGAGCAGGCGGCAAGTACACTGCTGACGGTAAAACTGCAGCAGCTCGCCGCGAAGAAACAGACCATGACCCCCGAAGAACAGGCCGCGTTCACCGCCCCGATCCTCGCCAAGTACGAAGAAGAAGGCAGCCCCTACTACTCGACCGCCCGCCTCTGGGACGACGGCGTCCTCGACCCGGTCGACACCCGCGACGTGCTCGGACTCGCCCTGGCGGCGGCCCGCAATGCGCCGGTGCCGGACACGCGTCCGGGGGTCTTTCGCATGTAGAGGCCGGAAACGGGACTGTCGGATTGGGGCTAACCCCTAAGGACTCGCCACTCGCGTCTGGCCACCGCCCATGCCTGCCATCCGCCGCGTCCTCATCGCTAATCGTGGAGAGATCGCCGTCCGCATCATGCGCGCTTGTCGCGAGCTGGGGATCGCCACGATCGCCGTCTACTCCGAGGCCGACGCGCATGCGCCGCACGTGCTGTGCGCCGACGATGCCGTGTGTGTCGGACCACCGCCAGGCCACGAGAGCTACCTCAACATTCCGCGCATCGTCGCCGCCGCTCAGGGAACCGACGCCGACGCCGTCCATCCCGGTTACGGTTTCCTTGCCGAAAATGCCGCTTTCGCCGCCGCAGTCGAAGCTGCCGGGCTGACCTTCATCGGACCGAGTCCCCGGGCGATCGCGGCCATGGGCGACAAGACCCTGGCGCGGCAGACGGTGGCCGCCGCCGGCGTGCCCGTCGTCCCGGCTAACGAAGACCCACCTCGCGACGCCGAACAACTGGCCGCCGCTGCCGCAACCCTGGGTTATCCGCTGCTCATCAAGGCCGCCGCCGGCGGCGGCGGCAAGGGCATGCGCATCGTGCGCGCCGGCGCCGATTTGGCACAGTCGTTCAGTGCCGCCGCGCGCGAAGCTCTCGGAGCCTTCGGCGACGACCGCCTCTTTCTCGAACGCTACGTCGAGCGCCCCCGGCACGTCGAAGTGCAGGTGCTCGCCGACAACCACGGCAGCGTCGTACACCTCGGCGAACGCGAGTGTTCCATTCAGCGCCGCCATCAGAAGATCGTCGAGGAAACCCCATCGCCGGCCGTCGATCCGGCGCTGCGCCGCCGCATGACCGATGCCGCGCTCGCGGCGGCGCGCAGTGTCGGGTACCGCAACGCGGGCACGGTCGAGTTCCTGCTCGATGCGGACGGCAGTTTCTACTTCCTCGAGATGAACACCCGCTTGCAGGTCGAGCACCCGATCACCGAGCTGGTCACCGGCCTCGACCTCGTCCACGCACAGATTCGCGTCGCCGGCGGCGAGCCGCTCTGGGTGCAGCAGGACGACATCCGCCCGCGCGGCCACGCCATCGAGTGCCGCGTGTACGCCGAAGACCCGGCGCACGGATTCCTGCCGAGCCCGGGAACGATTCGTTATCTGCGCGAGCCGTTCGGGCCAGGCATCCGCGTCGACTCGGGCATCGCGGCGGGGTTCGCGGTGCCGCTGTACTACGATCCCCTGCTGGCCAAGATCTCCGTGTGGGGCGAGGACCGCGAGGCCGCCCGCCGGCGCATGCTCGGCGCCCTCGGGGATTGCGTGATTCTCGGCTGCATGACCTGCATTCCCTTCCTGATCGATATCCTCGAACACCCGGCGTTCGCCCGCGGCGAGACGCACACGCACTTCATCGAGGATCACATCCCAGCCTGGCCCGGGCGCACGCGGCACCAACTCGTGGCCGCGATCGCCGCCGCGATCGACAGCTCGCGCCGCACCGCAGTCGCGGCTGACGGCACCGCACCCGCAACGCCAGAGACTCCGTGGCAAACCCTCGGTCTGTGGAGGCTCGGCCGCGGATGAACCACCTCCACCTCCGCCTCGGCACGCGACACCTGCCGGCCACCGTCCAGCGCGACGGCGCGGCGTATCGAGTCACGATCGAAGACACGGAAAAGGTCGTCGAGGCGACGTACCTGGACGACAGCACGATGCTGTTGACGGTCGACGGCCGCCGCTACCGGGTAGCGATCGCGCGGCAGGGGCGCGAACGCTTCGTCGGACTGGCCGGGGAGGTCTACCATGTCGTCTCCGAAAGCGGCGCCGCTTCGGGGCACAGCCTCGGCACCGTCGCCACCCCCGAGGTCGTCTCGCCGATGCCTGGCAAGGTATTGGAGGTGCTCGTGCAA
This sequence is a window from Candidatus Binatia bacterium. Protein-coding genes within it:
- a CDS encoding bifunctional (p)ppGpp synthetase/guanosine-3',5'-bis(diphosphate) 3'-pyrophosphohydrolase — its product is MNLPALIDRVRGYDSAADIEVLRRAYDFSVRVHKGQRRASGEPYFTHPVEVAGLIADLKLDVPSVVTGLLHDTVEDTLTTIDEIRDHFGSDVAALVDGVTKISQMNFSSREEKQAENFRKMLVAMARDIRVILVKLADRTHNMRTLESLSPERQHEIAQETLEIYAPLAHRLGIYWMKSELEDASLRYLHPEVYYQLKRNVAKKRAEREKYIHEVIGILSKRLADNGIETEVTGRPKHFYSIYQKMQTQNLLYDQIYDLVAFRVLVDSVRDCYGALGVVHAHWKPIPSRFKDYIALPKQNMYQSLHTTVIGPYGERMEVQIRTHAMHRVAEFGIAAHWRYKGGRRQAEDDAQRFTWLRQLLEWQQNTQDPQEFLRSVKEDLFSEEVFVFTPQGDLLNFPEGSTVIDFAYRIHSEVGHHCTGARVNGRLVPLRYHLHSGDTVEIITTASQTPSKDWLNFVKTSRAKQKIRNWIKYQQRTRSVALGREIIERDLARHSLDLGRLRKDGRLTQVVAALGQKDEETVLASIGYGKLTTHQVLAHLLPAEALQQGPVDESPLRRLFRRIARQSPAGVRVSGVEDMLVRFGKCCAPLPGERILGFVTRGRGVTVHAIDCPRVLESDPERRVEAVWDDGASGPRPVTLEVACIDEPGLLAAISKAISSTGVNISGAQIRSVPEKKALNTFDVVVNSVDQLNRVIRAIGKVRGVMKVARARG
- a CDS encoding AAA family ATPase, coding for MLITISGTPGSGKTTVAKLLSARLGLPHIYAGDLYRRAAAERGISLAEFNRLSEQDHSIDRDLDARMAAYACAGNAILEGRLAAFVARQEGVDALKVFLTASDAVRAQRVGQREGSDWEHVLEQNRARQASDAGRYRDIYGFDLGDTSIYDIVLDTDRATPDELAEHVLAAVRERYGADAVCDP
- a CDS encoding methylcrotonoyl-CoA carboxylase, with the protein product MRRIESKIRTSDPEFQANRAYQEGLATELRSRLETAQAGGPEELRRRHKERGKLLARERIDALLDPDTPFLEIAPLAAWGLYGNEAPAAGIVTGIGVIHGREAVVVANDATVKGGTYYPLTVKKHLRAQEIAFENRLPCVYLVDSGGAFLPLQAEIFPDRDHFGRIFYNQARLSAERIPQIAVVMGSCTAGGAYVPAMCDETVIVRGTGTIFLGGPPLVKAATGEEVTAEELGGGDVHTRISGVSDHLAANDHHAIELTRSIFQSLGPTTRTTLDCEAPEDPAYDPHEIYGIVPRDARKQFDVREVIARLVDGSRFHEFKALYGTTLVTGFARIHGYLVGVVANNGILFSESSLKAAHFIELCGQRKIPLVFLQNITGFIVGKQYEHGGIAKDGAKMVHAVSTAAVPRYTVMIGASNGAGNYGMCGRAYQPRLLFMWPNGRISVMGGEQAASTLLTVKLQQLAAKKQTMTPEEQAAFTAPILAKYEEEGSPYYSTARLWDDGVLDPVDTRDVLGLALAAARNAPVPDTRPGVFRM
- the accC gene encoding acetyl-CoA carboxylase biotin carboxylase subunit; the protein is MPAIRRVLIANRGEIAVRIMRACRELGIATIAVYSEADAHAPHVLCADDAVCVGPPPGHESYLNIPRIVAAAQGTDADAVHPGYGFLAENAAFAAAVEAAGLTFIGPSPRAIAAMGDKTLARQTVAAAGVPVVPANEDPPRDAEQLAAAAATLGYPLLIKAAAGGGGKGMRIVRAGADLAQSFSAAAREALGAFGDDRLFLERYVERPRHVEVQVLADNHGSVVHLGERECSIQRRHQKIVEETPSPAVDPALRRRMTDAALAAARSVGYRNAGTVEFLLDADGSFYFLEMNTRLQVEHPITELVTGLDLVHAQIRVAGGEPLWVQQDDIRPRGHAIECRVYAEDPAHGFLPSPGTIRYLREPFGPGIRVDSGIAAGFAVPLYYDPLLAKISVWGEDREAARRRMLGALGDCVILGCMTCIPFLIDILEHPAFARGETHTHFIEDHIPAWPGRTRHQLVAAIAAAIDSSRRTAVAADGTAPATPETPWQTLGLWRLGRG